CACAGAAGCAGGGCAGCCCCTCCCCTGGATGAGGAAGGGTCTTCCCTTCCCTGCACTCCCCCTCCGCACCCCGGGCAGTGCTACCCGGCCCGTCTCTTTCTTACAGCGGATGATCAGGGAGAAATTGCCGTCCTGGAAGGCCGAGGGCGCCAGGAGTAGGCGGCTGCGGTCCCTGGAGGCATAGACGCGCTGCTCCCCGGCAGAATACATGTCCAGGAGTCGGCGTGAGGGGCTGCCGGGGCCGCCGCTCAGGTCCCAGTGGACCACTCGCTGCCGGTCATTCAGGCGGTCCTGCGTCCACACCATGCGTAGGCTTTGGCACCGAAGGAGAGCGCGGGCTCCGGCGGGCTGGCTCAGGCTGGCTTCGGACACCACCGTGCTGCCCCCTGACCCTGGGGATGTGGCTGTGGGGCCGGGAGAGAGGCAGCTGGACTGAGGAAGGGTCAGGGAGACCGAGTAGAGAATGCTCTGCGATTTGGAGAGGGGCCCATGGGCCTGGGACGGTGTAGAGGAGGGGCGTCTTGGGCAGTCGGGAGAGAGCGTGTATGGGAGGGAGGCCACTCCAGGAGGCCGTCGGAGCCCGAGAGGGCTTGCAGTGGGGCTCAGAGGGCAAtcaggagaggaggggagaagggatacCCCGGGAGGCCAAGGGGCCTTGGGGGGAGGATGTGGAGGGAAAGTTTCTCCCCATCCAGAGACTGATGGGCTTTTGTGGCTGAGGAAGCTCTAGGGGGGCTGTGGGGGGCAGAAACCAGTGTGCTAGTGGGAGAATGGGGCGCTCACCTGAGAACAAGTGGACACTGCAGgctagaaggaaggaaagggagaatcaTGGGATAAGGGGGGGCAGTGGCCAGGCTGAACACCCCCTCTCCTCAGCCTACGTGCTGGGGGCCTCTGGGGTCACGGGGTCCCACATTCTCTCCCTGGAGTGGCCTCGGGCCCGGGccagaggaggagaaaaatgtGCCAGATCAGCAGGATATAGTGTAGCCCTTGGCCAGATTTCCTTTCCCATTCTAGAGGCCAACCCAGTCAGGCCGCCTTTTCCCCAGACTTGCCCCAGGATGAGATCCAGCCTCCATCCAAACCTGCC
Above is a genomic segment from Gracilinanus agilis isolate LMUSP501 unplaced genomic scaffold, AgileGrace unplaced_scaffold30610, whole genome shotgun sequence containing:
- the LOC123254715 gene encoding matrix remodeling-associated protein 8-like; translation: CSVHLFSATSPGSGGSTVVSEASLSQPAGARALLRCQSLRMVWTQDRLNDRQRVVHWDLSGGPGSPSRRLLDMYSAGEQRVYASRDRSRLLLAPSAFQDGNFSLIIRSVEEQDEGLYTCNLHHHYCHLYETLAIRLQVTDD